The stretch of DNA ATCACCAATTTTTGTTGTAACATACGCACTTGCGGAAGCAGCATCTTTGCCTGCAACCCAGTAGCTCATAGTAGGTAGAAGTGTGCTATCATCATTAACTTTCATTGCCCAGTATCCCCAAGAGACATAGTCGTTTGCATAGGTATTGTCCGTTTGCATCCAACCTGCTTGGTTATCAAAATTTTTGATGGCAAAACGATTGATATCTTTATAGGTCATCGTTGCGCTATTAGCTGCCTTGATTAAAGAAACTGGCTCAGAGACTTCACGGTAAAGTGAAATAGCACCACTGGAAATACTATCATTACTCGTATCAAGGCTAAGTGTTAGGGTGTCTTCTATACTGTTTGCAATACCATCAAAAAGATATTTGGAAGTTGCTAAACCGCTAAGTGTGACAGTTCCAGCATGGGTAGATGACGATTGAAGGGTTGGACTGAAAACAGGGTAAAAACTATCACTGTAATTGTCAATTTGGTTTGTAAAATGAGTGTAAGTATTTGCTAGCTGGCTGGTTTGAGAAGCTTGTTCTACAACGGGTGGAGCTGCTGTTATTGCAGGTGTTTGTGCTGTCGCCTGAGACGGAGCAGAGCTACCTTGAGATTGTGCTGATGGCGATAGTGGTTGATTTAATTGTTGTAGTTGAGCCGGTGTTAAAGGTGCAGGTGGTGTTGGTGCGAAATTTAGAGAGACAATCGTAAAAGAACCTGCAGATACAGGGACGCTACCATGAGGATTAGTGACAACAATCGCACCTGAATAACACCCAATTAAATCGGGTCTTACTGGTGGCGGTGGCGGTGGTGCAAATGATGAACTAAACTGTAAGGGACCTGCTTGATTCAGAATTTGTGTACCACCATGATTGGTGATAACAATTTGCCCTACGCCACCGTCCGAATCGGATAGAAGTGACACGTAATTTTGCCCATTCTCATATCCCGCAGACCCTGCTACAGTTGTTCCACGAATACCAATGGTCGCTGTTTTTGTTTCTAAATTAAAATTCTCTGGCGCTTTTTTACCAATTTCGCCTGTAATACTTTTAAACGTACCTTGATTGAATTTGAATTTTGCTTTTGGTTGCTGTGCATCATTAAGATATTCTTGAATATCCAAGACACTCGAGCTTC from Sulfurospirillum oryzae encodes:
- a CDS encoding FecR domain-containing protein, with the translated sequence MSKWGRLGIFMCLLLVTQVWASIGKVSLLKGEAAASRDNQTIKLSTNSHIEEHDMIVTSNNSQIQLTFEDKTVITLGSSSVLDIQEYLNDAQQPKAKFKFNQGTFKSITGEIGKKAPENFNLETKTATIGIRGTTVAGSAGYENGQNYVSLLSDSDGGVGQIVITNHGGTQILNQAGPLQFSSSFAPPPPPPVRPDLIGCYSGAIVVTNPHGSVPVSAGSFTIVSLNFAPTPPAPLTPAQLQQLNQPLSPSAQSQGSSAPSQATAQTPAITAAPPVVEQASQTSQLANTYTHFTNQIDNYSDSFYPVFSPTLQSSSTHAGTVTLSGLATSKYLFDGIANSIEDTLTLSLDTSNDSISSGAISLYREVSEPVSLIKAANSATMTYKDINRFAIKNFDNQAGWMQTDNTYANDYVSWGYWAMKVNDDSTLLPTMSYWVAGKDAASASAYVTTKIGDATTTNYTYNGHVIGSVIDGGNSYNIDPTTNNAIALNFDFGGGCGSLSSGSIQFQTSQTTPQVWSANLFSTSASGSGFAASEGEISINGTPSNTSITSVKGQFYGSSAQAVGGTFKLKADSQTAIGVFKAVK